A single genomic interval of uncultured Fusobacterium sp. harbors:
- a CDS encoding tRNA1(Val) (adenine(37)-N6)-methyltransferase, with product MILNELETVVNLLNKDMKIIQRVDHFAFSLDSLLVSEFASITKYTNKIVDLGTGNGVIPLFLSKKTKAKITGIEIQEISSDLAKRNVQLNNLEDQISIINDDMKNWRKYFRNNSIDMVISNPPFFKFDGNEKQLNDLTQLTLARHEISITLEEIIQTASNLLKDKGHFALVHRVDRFMDIIENMKKYDIEPKKIQFCHTKINKEGKILLVEGIKYGKPGLRILPPLIAHDNDGQYSAEVLEMFK from the coding sequence AATTAGAAACAGTGGTTAATCTTTTAAATAAGGATATGAAAATAATACAAAGAGTTGATCACTTTGCATTTTCACTAGATTCTCTTCTAGTTTCAGAATTTGCATCAATAACTAAATATACTAATAAAATTGTAGACTTAGGAACTGGAAATGGAGTGATTCCTCTTTTTCTTTCCAAAAAAACAAAAGCTAAAATAACAGGAATTGAGATTCAAGAGATTTCTAGTGATTTAGCTAAAAGAAATGTTCAATTAAATAATTTAGAAGATCAAATTTCCATTATAAATGATGATATGAAAAATTGGAGAAAATATTTTAGAAATAATTCTATTGACATGGTTATTTCTAATCCTCCATTTTTTAAATTTGATGGAAATGAAAAACAACTTAATGATCTTACACAACTTACTCTTGCTAGGCATGAAATTTCTATAACTTTAGAAGAGATTATTCAAACTGCATCTAATCTTTTAAAAGATAAAGGTCATTTTGCTTTAGTTCATAGAGTTGATAGATTTATGGATATAATTGAAAATATGAAAAAATATGATATTGAACCTAAAAAAATTCAATTTTGCCACACTAAAATAAATAAAGAGGGAAAAATACTTCTTGTAGAGGGAATTAAATATGGTAAACCTGGTTTAAGAATACTTCCACCTTTAATTGCCCACGATAATGATGGACAGTATTCAGCTGAAGTTCTTGAAATGTTTAAATAA
- a CDS encoding threonine/serine exporter ThrE family protein, translating to MNENRILIMANMVGKMALQSGAETYRVEDIINRICKHYGLNAQCFVSITCIITSVRNSKGELFCSVERVPNRSTNLNKVHCINQLVRDIKKYTLEEFTQEAVKIDKEVPYSKFMYFLAYCLGAASFALLFKGGLHDAISASIGGGLIFIISDFAAKLQSNSFFINTLGGFICTVSAYLACKINFITSVSYSIIGTIMLLVPGIALTNAIRDLVAGDLLSGISRAVEAFLVGAALAIGTGFALFILLKLGGI from the coding sequence ATGAATGAAAACAGAATTCTTATTATGGCTAATATGGTAGGAAAAATGGCACTTCAAAGTGGTGCTGAAACTTATAGAGTAGAAGACATTATAAATAGAATTTGCAAGCATTATGGTCTTAACGCTCAATGTTTTGTTTCTATAACTTGTATTATTACTTCTGTAAGAAATTCAAAAGGAGAACTATTCTGCTCTGTAGAACGTGTCCCTAATAGATCTACTAATTTGAACAAAGTTCATTGCATAAATCAATTAGTAAGAGATATTAAAAAATATACATTAGAAGAATTTACACAAGAAGCTGTAAAAATAGATAAAGAGGTTCCATATAGTAAATTTATGTATTTTTTAGCCTACTGTCTTGGAGCCGCTTCCTTTGCCTTATTATTTAAAGGAGGACTTCATGATGCTATATCTGCTTCAATTGGTGGAGGCCTTATATTTATAATTTCAGATTTTGCAGCTAAACTACAATCTAATAGTTTCTTTATTAATACTTTAGGAGGATTTATTTGTACCGTTTCTGCCTATTTAGCTTGTAAGATAAATTTTATAACATCTGTTTCCTATTCTATAATTGGAACTATAATGCTTCTTGTTCCAGGAATTGCCCTTACTAATGCCATTAGAGATCTAGTTGCTGGCGATCTACTTTCTGGTATTTCAAGAGCTGTTGAGGCTTTTCTAGTTGGAGCTGCATTAGCTATTGGAACAGGTTTTGCTTTATTTATACTTTTAAAGTTAGGAGGAATATAG
- a CDS encoding threonine/serine exporter family protein — translation MFLEMLWAAGSTFAFGILFNLKGKKLFFAGVGGALGWGVYIIFKNAEYSIPASFMFASMAITVYSEIIARILKTPVTSTLIASLIPLVPGSGVYFTMSYFVENKLDEAASKGIETLLITAAITVGIVFVSTFSQIYYKIRRYNKIKKMIKLRKAKKKKQINKM, via the coding sequence ATGTTTCTAGAAATGTTATGGGCTGCTGGAAGCACATTTGCTTTTGGAATACTTTTCAATTTAAAAGGAAAAAAACTGTTTTTTGCAGGTGTAGGAGGAGCATTAGGTTGGGGAGTTTATATTATTTTTAAAAATGCTGAATATTCAATTCCAGCCTCTTTTATGTTTGCTTCTATGGCTATTACCGTCTATTCTGAAATCATAGCTAGAATATTAAAAACTCCTGTAACCTCTACTTTAATTGCTAGTCTTATTCCTTTAGTTCCAGGAAGTGGTGTTTATTTTACCATGTCTTATTTTGTAGAAAATAAACTTGATGAAGCTGCTTCTAAAGGAATCGAAACTCTATTAATTACTGCTGCTATAACTGTTGGTATAGTTTTTGTTTCTACATTTTCACAAATTTATTATAAGATAAGAAGATATAATAAAATCAAAAAAATGATAAAGTTAAGAAAAGCTAAAAAGAAAAAACAGATAAATAAAATGTAA